The following coding sequences are from one Clostridioides difficile ATCC 9689 = DSM 1296 window:
- a CDS encoding CapA family protein, with translation MKNKLVYICIMSLLLFVVGCSNNPNKESTIKKDSKNNQSQVKEEKREPVKKDITISFAGDVTMGNYKGSSYYGSFDHEFKRQGEDYNYFLKNVKPVFEKDDLTVVNLEGPLTTASNAKEKKFAFKGKPGYVNILKSGSVEAVSIANNHSEDYFEEGMKDTQFILDENKINYFGLGKDAVVDVKGIKVGLLGYNGLSTEYNEKNLKQMEDDIKSLKKKSDVVVVYFHWGIELDYYPDKKQKDFAHYAIDKGADLVMGSHPHVIQGIEKYKNKYIAYSLGNFCFGGNKNPSDTDSYIYQQTFTFSDNKLTSIKEPNIIPTSITSSNSRNNYQPKVLDGSEKDRVLNKLEKISKDLNK, from the coding sequence ATGAAAAATAAATTAGTTTACATATGTATTATGAGTCTATTGCTATTTGTAGTAGGATGTTCTAATAATCCAAATAAGGAAAGTACCATTAAAAAAGACTCTAAGAATAACCAAAGCCAAGTTAAAGAAGAAAAAAGAGAACCTGTGAAAAAAGATATAACTATAAGTTTCGCTGGTGATGTAACTATGGGGAACTATAAAGGTTCATCATATTATGGCAGTTTTGACCATGAATTTAAAAGACAAGGAGAAGATTACAATTATTTTCTTAAAAATGTAAAACCTGTATTTGAAAAAGATGACTTAACAGTGGTTAATTTAGAAGGTCCACTTACTACAGCGTCAAATGCAAAAGAAAAAAAATTTGCATTTAAAGGAAAGCCTGGATATGTAAATATTTTAAAATCTGGAAGTGTAGAGGCAGTAAGTATTGCAAATAATCATTCAGAAGATTATTTTGAAGAAGGAATGAAAGATACACAGTTTATATTGGACGAGAATAAAATAAATTATTTTGGATTAGGGAAAGATGCTGTTGTAGATGTCAAAGGAATTAAAGTGGGTCTATTAGGGTATAATGGATTATCAACTGAATATAATGAAAAAAATTTAAAACAAATGGAAGATGATATTAAGTCCTTAAAAAAGAAATCGGATGTTGTTGTAGTGTACTTTCATTGGGGGATAGAATTAGATTATTATCCAGATAAAAAACAAAAAGATTTTGCTCATTATGCTATAGACAAGGGAGCAGATTTAGTTATGGGGTCTCACCCGCATGTGATTCAAGGAATAGAAAAGTATAAAAATAAGTATATAGCTTATAGTCTAGGGAATTTTTGCTTTGGAGGAAATAAGAATCCTTCTGATACAGATAGTTATATATATCAACAAACCTTTACTTTTTCAGATAATAAATTAACTTCAATTAAAGAGCCAAATATAATACCAACTTCAATAACATCTAGTAACTCCAGAAATAATTATCAACCAAAAGTATTGGATGGAAGTGAGAAGGATAGAGTTTTAAATAAACTTGAAAAAATAAGCAAAGATTTAAATAAATAA
- the cooS gene encoding anaerobic carbon-monoxide dehydrogenase catalytic subunit — MACNTCKMCESADKKLESFVASKDVETAFHRTEDQKVKCGFGLQGVCCRLCSNGPCRVTPKSPRGICGADADTIVARNFLRAVASGAACYLHVVENTAKNLKNVGITKGVVKGEKTLNQLAEMFGIESDEKYDKCIKVADKVINDLYKSRDDKMELVEKIAYAPRVKKWKELGIMPGGAKSEVFDAIVKSSTNLNSDPVDMLVNCLNLGISTGLYGLTLTNLLNDVMLGEPVIRMAPVGFNVIDPDYINIMITGHQHSTFANFQDRLKDEDVIKLAQSVGAKGFKLVGCTCVGQDLQLRGEHYQEVFAGHAGNNFTSEAVLSTGAIDIVLSEFNCTIPGLEPIADKYKVKMVCLDDVAKKANAEYIGLDRSKLDELSNTLIEKALESYKERRGSIEIDIPKDHGFEQSLTGVSEKNLKAFLGDSWKPLINLIAEGKIKGVAAVVGCSNMTAGGHDVNTVELTKELIKKDIIVLSAGCSTGGLENVGLMSPGAEELAGENLKEVCKTLGIPPVLNFGPCLAIGRLEIVATELAAELGIDLPQLPLVLSAPQWLEEQALADGAFGLALGLPLHLALPPFITGGKLVTEVLTEKLKDLTGGHVIVNPDPKSSANQLEEIIIDRRKNLGLKDVECNA, encoded by the coding sequence ATGGCTTGTAACACTTGTAAAATGTGCGAAAGTGCAGACAAGAAATTAGAAAGTTTTGTAGCTTCAAAGGATGTTGAAACAGCATTTCATAGAACAGAAGATCAGAAAGTTAAGTGTGGTTTTGGACTTCAGGGGGTTTGTTGTAGACTCTGTTCAAATGGACCATGTAGAGTAACTCCTAAATCACCAAGAGGTATATGTGGAGCAGATGCAGACACTATAGTAGCAAGAAACTTTTTAAGAGCAGTAGCATCAGGAGCAGCTTGTTATTTACATGTGGTAGAAAATACAGCTAAGAATTTAAAAAATGTTGGAATAACTAAAGGTGTTGTTAAAGGAGAAAAAACATTAAATCAATTAGCAGAGATGTTTGGAATAGAAAGTGATGAAAAGTATGATAAATGTATAAAGGTTGCAGACAAAGTTATCAACGATTTGTATAAATCAAGAGATGATAAAATGGAATTAGTAGAAAAAATAGCTTATGCACCTAGAGTGAAAAAGTGGAAAGAGTTAGGTATAATGCCTGGTGGTGCAAAGTCAGAAGTTTTTGATGCAATAGTAAAATCATCAACAAATTTAAATAGTGACCCAGTAGACATGCTAGTTAATTGTTTGAACTTAGGTATATCAACAGGATTATATGGTCTTACACTAACTAATCTTTTAAATGATGTTATGTTGGGAGAACCAGTTATAAGAATGGCTCCTGTAGGATTTAATGTAATAGACCCAGACTACATAAATATAATGATAACAGGCCATCAACATTCAACATTTGCAAATTTCCAAGATAGATTAAAAGATGAAGATGTTATAAAATTAGCTCAATCTGTTGGTGCAAAAGGCTTTAAGCTAGTAGGATGTACATGTGTTGGTCAAGATTTACAATTAAGAGGAGAACATTATCAAGAAGTATTTGCTGGACATGCAGGTAACAATTTTACAAGTGAGGCTGTTTTATCAACTGGAGCAATAGATATAGTTCTTTCAGAATTTAACTGTACTATACCAGGGCTTGAACCAATAGCAGATAAATATAAAGTAAAAATGGTTTGTTTAGATGATGTTGCTAAAAAAGCGAATGCAGAATACATAGGTTTAGACAGAAGTAAATTAGATGAACTTAGTAACACTTTAATAGAAAAAGCATTGGAGTCTTATAAGGAGAGAAGAGGAAGTATTGAAATAGATATACCAAAAGACCATGGATTTGAACAATCTTTAACTGGTGTAAGTGAAAAGAACCTGAAAGCGTTTTTAGGAGATTCATGGAAACCTCTTATTAATTTAATTGCAGAAGGAAAAATTAAAGGTGTTGCAGCTGTTGTAGGATGTTCAAATATGACAGCAGGAGGACATGATGTAAATACTGTTGAACTTACTAAAGAATTGATTAAAAAAGATATAATAGTACTATCTGCAGGATGTTCTACTGGAGGATTAGAAAATGTTGGTCTTATGTCACCTGGAGCAGAAGAATTAGCAGGAGAAAACTTAAAAGAAGTATGTAAGACTTTAGGAATACCACCAGTATTAAACTTTGGACCATGTCTAGCTATAGGAAGACTAGAAATAGTAGCAACAGAATTAGCAGCTGAACTTGGAATTGACCTACCACAATTACCATTAGTGCTTTCAGCTCCACAATGGTTGGAAGAACAAGCATTAGCTGATGGAGCGTTTGGTCTTGCCCTTGGCTTACCTCTTCATTTAGCTTTACCTCCATTTATAACAGGAGGAAAATTGGTGACAGAAGTATTAACAGAAAAATTAAAAGACTTAACAGGAGGACATGTTATAGTGAATCCAGACCCTAAATCTTCAGCTAATCAATTAGAAGAAATAATAATAGATAGAAGAAAAAATTTAGGGTTAAAGGATGTGGAATGCAATGCATAG
- a CDS encoding 4Fe-4S dicluster domain-containing protein: MHRIFINKDLCTGCKSCVLACMLKHNKDYDMYTLDLENIDNDSRGHIELDSKHNNPVPILCRHCDEPECVLACMSGAMHKDSESGIVSYDEEKCGSCYMCVMSCPYGLLKPDDRSKQNILKCDLCKDEEYPRCVANCPSGAIELQKEENDELCSVRS; this comes from the coding sequence ATGCATAGAATTTTTATAAATAAAGATTTATGTACAGGATGTAAGAGCTGTGTACTAGCATGTATGCTAAAACACAATAAAGATTATGACATGTACACTCTTGATTTAGAAAATATAGATAATGATAGTAGAGGGCATATAGAATTAGATAGTAAACATAATAATCCAGTTCCAATTCTTTGTAGACACTGTGATGAACCTGAATGTGTATTAGCATGTATGAGTGGTGCAATGCATAAAGATAGTGAAAGTGGAATCGTTTCATATGATGAAGAGAAATGTGGTTCATGTTATATGTGTGTAATGTCTTGTCCATATGGATTATTAAAGCCAGATGATAGAAGCAAGCAGAACATACTTAAATGTGATTTATGTAAAGATGAGGAGTATCCTAGATGTGTAGCTAATTGCCCAAGTGGAGCAATTGAATTACAGAAGGAGGAAAATGATGAATTATGTAGTGTTAGGAGCTAG
- a CDS encoding NAD(P)/FAD-dependent oxidoreductase, translated as MNYVVLGASAAGINAVKTLRELDKDSNIVVISKDENVYSRCMLHHVISEHRTLKQINFVDEDFMEQNNVKWIAGKTVKGIDINKKVVQTEDITVNYDKLLIATGASSAIPPIKNLRDGNFVYSVRNIDDIYKIKEKAQNSKNVVIIGAGLVGIDALVGLFKYEQLNISVAFMEKYILDRQLDEYTASVYENKFKEKGVKFYPSASIQEIVLDNSKNVTGVAFSNGEVLDADMVIVATGVKPNADFLDGTGIEYDRGIIIDDMCQTTQKDIYAAGDVVGKNAIWPLAVKQGIVAAYNMVGKDKKIEDEFAFKNSMNFMDIPTISIGMNTPVDDSYKVLTRHGINDYKKFVFKDNVIYGAVIQGDISYVGVLTYLIKNKVEIYDLENRIFDICYADFFNIKENGEFCYSV; from the coding sequence ATGAATTATGTAGTGTTAGGAGCTAGTGCAGCTGGTATAAATGCAGTAAAAACATTAAGAGAATTAGATAAAGATTCAAATATAGTAGTAATTTCTAAAGATGAAAACGTATACTCAAGATGTATGTTGCATCACGTTATATCTGAACACAGAACTTTAAAACAAATAAATTTTGTTGATGAAGATTTTATGGAGCAAAATAATGTAAAATGGATTGCAGGTAAGACTGTTAAAGGTATAGACATAAATAAAAAGGTAGTTCAGACAGAAGACATTACTGTAAATTATGATAAACTTTTAATAGCTACAGGTGCATCTTCTGCTATTCCTCCTATAAAAAATTTAAGAGATGGAAATTTTGTATATTCTGTGAGAAACATAGATGATATTTATAAAATAAAAGAAAAAGCACAAAATTCTAAAAATGTAGTTATAATAGGTGCTGGTTTAGTTGGTATAGATGCATTAGTGGGATTATTTAAATATGAGCAGTTAAATATTTCTGTAGCTTTTATGGAAAAGTACATTTTAGATAGACAATTGGATGAATATACAGCATCAGTGTATGAAAATAAGTTCAAAGAAAAAGGTGTAAAATTTTACCCAAGTGCATCAATACAAGAAATTGTATTGGATAACAGTAAGAATGTTACAGGTGTTGCATTTTCAAATGGTGAAGTTTTAGATGCAGACATGGTAATTGTAGCTACAGGGGTTAAACCAAATGCTGACTTTTTAGATGGAACAGGAATAGAATATGATAGAGGTATAATAATAGATGATATGTGCCAAACAACACAAAAAGACATATATGCAGCAGGAGATGTTGTAGGTAAAAATGCTATTTGGCCTCTGGCAGTAAAGCAAGGAATTGTAGCTGCCTATAATATGGTTGGAAAAGATAAGAAGATAGAAGATGAATTTGCTTTTAAAAATAGTATGAATTTCATGGATATACCAACTATTTCTATAGGAATGAATACACCTGTAGATGATAGCTATAAAGTATTAACCAGACATGGAATTAATGATTATAAAAAGTTTGTTTTTAAAGATAATGTAATCTATGGAGCAGTTATACAAGGAGATATTTCATATGTAGGTGTATTAACTTATTTAATAAAAAATAAAGTTGAAATATATGATTTAGAAAATAGGATATTTGATATATGTTATGCAGACTTTTTTAATATAAAAGAAAATGGAGAATTTTGTTATAGTGTATAG
- a CDS encoding SAM-dependent methyltransferase: MNITKNFLKDYLERFGETPFLVRLKDEEEFLIGEGSPQFKVIVNNDISKSELLKSTSLALGEAYINRDIEVEGDLFLTLNLLLKQIDKFNIDNSAVKHLLHSSNSMRHQKKEIHAHYDIGNDFYSLWLDKTLSYSCAYFRNDNDTLYDAQVNKVHHILTKLNLEEGMSLLDIGCGWGFLLIEAAKKYKIHGVGITLSEEQFKEFNTRIKEENLQDYLEVRLMDYRELKKSDLMFDRVVSVGMLEHVGRENYELFIKNVNAVLKDGGLFLLHYISGLQESYGDPWIKKYIFPGGVIPSLREMIHICSDYKYHTIDVESLRLHYVKTLLYWQKNFSENLPKIKEMFDDKFIRMWDLYLCSCAAAFNTGIIDIHQILFTKGIKNDLPLTREYMYNCSK, from the coding sequence ATGAATATTACAAAAAATTTTTTAAAAGACTATTTAGAGAGATTTGGTGAAACACCATTTCTAGTTAGGCTTAAAGATGAGGAAGAATTTCTAATTGGAGAGGGCTCCCCTCAGTTCAAAGTTATAGTAAATAATGATATTAGCAAGTCTGAACTATTAAAAAGTACATCTTTAGCACTTGGAGAAGCCTACATAAATAGAGACATTGAAGTTGAGGGAGATTTATTCTTAACTTTAAATCTACTTTTAAAACAAATAGACAAATTCAATATTGATAATTCAGCTGTAAAACATCTATTGCACTCATCAAATTCAATGAGACATCAAAAGAAAGAAATACATGCCCACTATGACATTGGCAACGATTTTTATAGCTTATGGTTAGATAAGACACTTAGTTATTCTTGTGCATACTTTAGAAATGATAATGATACTCTTTATGATGCTCAAGTCAATAAAGTTCACCACATATTAACTAAACTAAATTTAGAGGAAGGTATGAGCCTTCTCGATATTGGTTGTGGTTGGGGATTTTTACTAATAGAAGCTGCAAAAAAATATAAAATTCACGGCGTTGGAATTACACTTAGCGAAGAGCAATTTAAGGAATTTAACACAAGAATTAAAGAAGAGAACCTTCAAGACTATCTTGAGGTAAGACTTATGGACTATAGAGAATTAAAAAAATCAGACCTTATGTTTGATAGAGTTGTAAGCGTTGGGATGCTTGAACATGTTGGTAGAGAAAACTATGAACTTTTCATTAAAAACGTAAATGCTGTTTTAAAAGATGGTGGATTGTTTTTACTTCACTATATAAGTGGATTGCAGGAATCTTATGGAGACCCTTGGATAAAAAAATATATTTTCCCAGGAGGAGTTATTCCTAGCCTAAGAGAAATGATACATATTTGTAGTGATTACAAATATCATACTATAGACGTAGAAAGTCTAAGATTACATTATGTAAAAACCTTACTATACTGGCAAAAAAATTTCTCTGAGAATCTTCCAAAGATTAAAGAAATGTTTGATGATAAGTTTATAAGAATGTGGGATTTATACCTTTGTTCTTGTGCTGCTGCTTTCAACACTGGTATTATAGATATACATCAAATACTTTTCACTAAAGGTATAAAAAATGATTTACCTCTAACTAGAGAGTATATGTATAATTGTTCAAAATAA
- a CDS encoding ATP-binding protein, with translation MEVYALVGSSGTGKSFKALEFAYENDIEYIIDDGILIYKNKVLAGISAKQANTTIEAVKRAIFYNLEHREEVREAIKKENIRKILIIGTSKKMVNQIVERLSIGRVCKFINIQDISTKYEIEIAKQARKEGNHVIPVPAVEIKSMASGLSINSLKRLFRKGNNRNMVVLEKTIIRPTFSYIGKFYISADVIKQIIEYEVYNFGSIDRINKINIENCNNFMNIFVSININDLETIKKIEDIQQTIKKSIEKMTLVNVQKIDINIHKIKKINFLQC, from the coding sequence ATGGAAGTATATGCTTTGGTTGGGTCAAGTGGCACAGGGAAGAGCTTTAAGGCTTTAGAGTTCGCATATGAAAATGATATAGAATATATAATCGATGATGGGATTTTAATATACAAAAACAAGGTTTTAGCTGGGATATCGGCAAAACAAGCAAATACTACTATAGAAGCAGTTAAAAGGGCTATTTTTTATAATTTGGAGCATAGAGAAGAAGTTAGAGAAGCAATTAAAAAAGAAAATATAAGAAAAATTCTTATTATTGGGACATCAAAAAAAATGGTTAATCAAATTGTAGAGAGATTGTCAATTGGAAGGGTCTGTAAGTTTATAAATATACAAGATATAAGTACTAAATATGAGATAGAAATAGCAAAACAAGCTAGAAAAGAAGGAAATCATGTAATTCCTGTTCCAGCAGTTGAGATAAAAAGTATGGCAAGTGGTCTTAGTATAAATTCTTTGAAGAGACTTTTTAGAAAAGGAAATAATAGGAATATGGTAGTTTTAGAAAAAACAATTATAAGACCAACTTTTAGTTATATAGGAAAGTTTTATATTAGTGCTGATGTAATTAAACAGATTATTGAATATGAAGTATACAACTTTGGAAGCATTGATAGAATAAATAAAATCAATATAGAGAATTGCAATAATTTTATGAATATTTTTGTAAGTATAAATATCAATGATTTAGAAACTATAAAAAAAATTGAAGACATACAACAGACAATAAAAAAGTCTATTGAGAAAATGACTTTAGTTAATGTACAAAAAATAGATATTAACATTCATAAAATTAAAAAAATAAACTTCCTCCAATGTTAA